In a single window of the Pseudomonas entomophila genome:
- a CDS encoding ABC transporter ATP-binding protein yields MAQATPALEIRNLHKRYGEQEILKGISLTARDGDVISILGSSGSGKSTLLRCINLLENPHQGEILVAGEVLKLKAQKNGDLVAADNRQINRLRSEIGFVFQNFNLWPHMSILDNIIEAPRRVLGQSKAEAIEHAEALLNKVGIFDKRHSYPAQLSGGQQQRAAIARTLAMKPKVILFDEPTSALDPEMVQEVLNVIRALADEGRTMLLVTHEMNFARQVSSEVVFLHQGLVEEQGSPQQVFENPTSARCKQFMSSHR; encoded by the coding sequence ATGGCCCAGGCCACGCCCGCGCTGGAAATCCGCAACCTGCACAAACGCTACGGCGAGCAGGAAATTCTCAAGGGCATTTCGCTGACCGCGCGCGACGGTGACGTGATCTCCATCCTGGGGTCGTCCGGCTCCGGCAAGTCCACCCTGCTACGCTGCATCAACCTGCTCGAGAACCCGCATCAAGGCGAGATCCTCGTCGCCGGTGAAGTGCTCAAGCTCAAGGCCCAGAAGAACGGCGACCTGGTCGCCGCCGACAACCGCCAGATCAACCGCCTGCGCAGCGAGATCGGCTTCGTCTTCCAGAACTTCAACCTGTGGCCGCACATGTCGATCCTCGACAACATCATCGAGGCGCCACGCCGCGTGCTCGGCCAGAGCAAGGCCGAAGCCATCGAGCACGCCGAGGCGCTGCTGAACAAGGTCGGCATCTTCGACAAGCGCCACAGCTACCCCGCCCAGCTTTCCGGTGGCCAGCAGCAGCGCGCCGCCATCGCCCGCACCCTGGCCATGAAGCCCAAGGTCATCCTGTTCGACGAACCCACCTCGGCGCTCGATCCGGAAATGGTCCAGGAAGTGCTTAACGTCATCCGCGCATTGGCCGACGAAGGCCGTACCATGCTGCTGGTGACGCACGAGATGAACTTTGCCCGCCAGGTGTCCAGTGAAGTGGTGTTCCTGCACCAGGGCCTGGTCGAAGAGCAGGGATCGCCGCAGCAGGTCTTCGAGAACCCGACCTCGGCGCGTTGCAAGCAATTCATGTCCAGCCACCGCTAA
- a CDS encoding AsmA family protein, giving the protein MKAFGKILGLGLLGLLLIIVALGFALTHLFDPNDYKDEIRQLARDKAHVELTLNGDIGWSLFPWLGLELHEASIATLNNPKVPFADLQMLGLSVRVLPLLRREVQMSDVRVEGLNLTLTRDANGHGNWEDIGKPLPDTATANAPAATPGEAPANPPAKPEASERMVKLDIDSLTVNNARVLYTDEKAGQSYGAESIQLSTGAVHEGVNIPLKASAFLSASQPNMKARTELTGELRFDRKLKRYNLEDLRLSGETSGEPLAGKTLTFAAQGQVLVDLAANVASWSGLKVSANQLRALGELNVRDLDKAPQVSGGLSIAQFDLRTFLDGIGHPLPATADPAAFKKLELVTRLDGTRGSLALEDLAVKLDDSTFTGRVAVEDFAKQALRIRLKGDKFDADRYFPAKSDEAKGATAARQAEVKQQEASAVAGAGTTPLPNAPTQQAWSNDKLLPVDRLRALDLQADLSFGALVLDKLPISDAQLTATGQGGLITLQALRGGLYNGSFEAKGTVDVRPAVPQIGVNTKINRVPVEHFIKREGPDQSPPVKGLLTLSSDLTATGNSQKALVDTLNGNASFTINDGVLVNANLEQQLCQAIATLNRKQLSGEARGKDTPFQELRGSLVIRNGVASNPDLKARIPGLTVNGNGDLDLRVLGMDYNVGIVVEGDQRAMPDPACQVNERFAGVEVPLRCRGPLELGAKACRLDQEGLGKVAAKLAGNRLKDKIDEKLEEKLGDKVSPELKDALKGLFKR; this is encoded by the coding sequence ATGAAAGCGTTCGGCAAAATCCTGGGGCTGGGGCTGCTCGGGTTGTTGCTGATCATCGTGGCGCTGGGCTTCGCCCTGACCCACCTCTTCGATCCCAACGACTACAAAGACGAGATCCGCCAGCTGGCCCGCGACAAGGCCCACGTGGAGCTCACGCTCAATGGCGACATCGGCTGGAGCCTGTTCCCCTGGCTGGGCCTGGAACTGCACGAGGCGAGCATCGCCACGCTGAACAACCCCAAGGTGCCATTCGCCGACCTGCAGATGCTCGGCCTGTCGGTGCGCGTGCTGCCCTTGTTGCGCCGCGAAGTGCAGATGAGCGACGTGCGCGTCGAAGGCCTGAACCTGACCCTGACCCGCGACGCCAATGGTCACGGCAACTGGGAAGACATCGGCAAGCCACTGCCGGACACGGCGACCGCCAACGCACCTGCCGCCACACCAGGCGAGGCCCCCGCCAACCCGCCCGCCAAGCCCGAAGCCAGCGAGCGCATGGTCAAGCTCGACATCGACAGTCTTACCGTCAACAACGCCCGGGTGCTGTACACCGATGAGAAGGCCGGCCAGAGCTACGGTGCTGAGAGCATCCAACTGAGCACCGGCGCCGTGCACGAGGGCGTGAATATCCCGCTCAAGGCCAGTGCCTTCCTCAGCGCCAGCCAACCGAACATGAAGGCGCGCACCGAACTCACCGGTGAGCTGCGCTTCGACCGCAAGCTCAAGCGCTACAACCTCGAAGACCTGCGCCTGTCCGGCGAAACCTCGGGCGAGCCGCTGGCCGGCAAGACCCTGACCTTCGCCGCCCAGGGCCAGGTGCTGGTGGACCTGGCCGCCAACGTCGCCTCGTGGAGCGGCTTGAAAGTCTCGGCCAACCAACTGCGTGCCCTCGGCGAGCTGAACGTGCGCGACCTGGACAAGGCGCCGCAGGTCAGCGGCGGGCTGTCCATCGCCCAGTTCGACCTGCGTACCTTCCTCGACGGTATCGGCCACCCGCTGCCCGCCACTGCCGACCCGGCCGCGTTCAAGAAGCTGGAACTGGTGACCCGCCTCGACGGCACCCGCGGCAGCCTGGCCCTGGAAGACCTGGCCGTGAAGCTGGACGACAGCACCTTCACTGGCCGCGTCGCCGTGGAAGACTTCGCCAAACAGGCCCTGCGCATTCGCCTCAAGGGCGACAAGTTCGACGCTGACCGCTACTTCCCGGCCAAGAGCGACGAGGCCAAGGGCGCCACCGCCGCGCGCCAGGCCGAAGTGAAACAACAGGAGGCCAGCGCCGTCGCCGGTGCCGGCACCACCCCACTGCCCAACGCCCCGACGCAACAGGCCTGGAGCAACGACAAGCTGCTGCCGGTAGACCGCCTGCGCGCCCTCGACCTGCAGGCCGACCTGTCCTTTGGCGCCTTGGTGCTGGATAAGCTGCCCATCAGCGACGCCCAGCTCACAGCCACCGGCCAGGGCGGCCTGATAACCCTGCAGGCCCTGCGCGGCGGCCTGTACAACGGCAGCTTCGAAGCCAAGGGCACGGTCGACGTGCGCCCTGCCGTGCCGCAGATCGGCGTGAACACCAAGATCAATCGCGTACCGGTGGAGCACTTCATCAAGCGCGAGGGCCCCGACCAGTCGCCTCCGGTCAAAGGCCTGCTGACCTTGAGCAGCGACCTGACCGCCACCGGCAACAGCCAGAAGGCGCTGGTCGACACGCTCAACGGCAATGCCAGCTTCACCATCAACGACGGCGTGCTGGTCAATGCCAACCTGGAACAGCAGCTGTGCCAGGCCATCGCCACCCTCAATCGCAAGCAGCTCAGCGGCGAGGCTCGGGGCAAGGACACACCGTTCCAGGAACTGCGCGGCAGCCTGGTGATCCGCAACGGCGTGGCCAGCAACCCGGACCTCAAGGCACGCATCCCGGGCCTGACCGTCAACGGCAATGGCGACCTCGACCTGCGCGTGCTGGGCATGGACTACAACGTCGGCATCGTCGTCGAAGGCGACCAGCGCGCCATGCCCGACCCGGCCTGCCAGGTCAACGAGCGCTTTGCCGGTGTCGAAGTACCGCTGCGCTGCCGTGGCCCGCTGGAGCTGGGCGCCAAGGCCTGCCGCCTGGATCAGGAAGGCCTGGGTAAAGTCGCCGCGAAGCTGGCTGGCAACCGCCTGAAGGACAAGATCGATGAAAAGCTCGAAGAAAAACTCGGAGACAAAGTGAGCCCCGAACTCAAAGATGCACTCAAGGGGCTGTTCAAGCGATGA
- a CDS encoding ABC transporter substrate-binding protein, producing MQTYKKFFLAAAATLVMSANTMAAEKLRMGIEAAYPPFNNKDASGQVVGFDKDIGDALCAKMKVECEVVTSDWDGIIPALNAKKFDFIVSSLSITDERKQAVDFTDPYYSNKQQFIAPKKVDFKTDRASLKGKTIGTQRATQAATWLDDNGGFDKEFKVNLYDGQENAYLDLTSGRVDAILADKYANYDWLKSEAGKNYEFKGDPVNESDKVGIAVRKGDNELRNKLNAALKEIVADGTYKKINDKYFPFSIY from the coding sequence ATGCAGACTTACAAGAAGTTCTTCCTGGCAGCTGCTGCCACGCTGGTGATGTCGGCCAACACAATGGCCGCGGAAAAACTGCGCATGGGTATCGAAGCTGCCTACCCACCGTTCAACAACAAGGATGCCAGCGGCCAGGTCGTCGGCTTCGACAAGGACATCGGCGACGCCCTGTGCGCCAAGATGAAGGTCGAGTGCGAAGTGGTCACCTCCGACTGGGACGGCATCATCCCGGCCCTGAATGCGAAGAAGTTCGACTTCATCGTCTCGTCGCTGTCGATCACTGACGAGCGCAAGCAAGCCGTGGACTTCACCGACCCCTACTACTCGAACAAGCAGCAGTTCATCGCACCGAAGAAGGTCGACTTCAAGACCGACCGCGCCTCGCTCAAGGGCAAGACCATCGGCACCCAGCGCGCCACCCAGGCCGCGACCTGGCTGGATGACAACGGTGGCTTCGACAAAGAGTTCAAAGTCAATCTCTATGACGGTCAGGAGAACGCCTACCTGGACCTGACCTCCGGCCGCGTCGACGCCATCCTCGCCGACAAGTACGCCAACTACGACTGGCTGAAGTCCGAGGCCGGCAAGAACTACGAGTTCAAAGGCGACCCGGTGAACGAAAGCGACAAGGTCGGCATTGCCGTGCGCAAGGGTGACAACGAGCTGCGTAACAAGCTCAACGCCGCACTGAAGGAAATCGTCGCCGACGGCACCTACAAGAAGATCAACGACAAGTACTTCCCGTTCAGCATCTATTGA
- the mutY gene encoding A/G-specific adenine glycosylase codes for MTPQQFSSAVLAWYDQHGRHDLPWQQGINPYRVWVSEIMLQQTQVSTVLNYFDRFMQALPTVQALAEAPEDEVLHLWTGLGYYTRARNLQKAAKIVVEQHGGEFPRSVEQLTELPGIGRSTAGAIASISMGLRAPILDGNVKRVLARFTAQAGYPGEPKVANQLWATAERYTPMTRVNHFTQAMMDMGATLCTRSKPSCLICPLQRGCEAHLHGEETRYPEPKPRKALPQRKTLMPLLVNHEGAILLYRRPSTGLWGGLWSLPELDNLEQLDDLAYQHGLRLADSQALQGLTHTFSHFQLAIEPWLVRVDPVGAHVAEPDWLWYNLATPPRLGLAAPVKKLLQRAADELIAGETA; via the coding sequence ATGACACCCCAGCAGTTCTCCAGCGCCGTGCTGGCCTGGTATGACCAGCACGGCCGCCACGACCTGCCCTGGCAACAGGGCATCAACCCGTACCGGGTATGGGTTTCCGAAATCATGCTGCAGCAGACGCAAGTCAGCACCGTGCTCAACTACTTCGACCGCTTCATGCAGGCCCTGCCCACCGTGCAGGCCCTGGCCGAAGCGCCGGAGGACGAAGTGCTGCACCTGTGGACAGGCCTGGGCTACTACACCCGCGCACGTAACCTGCAAAAGGCCGCGAAGATCGTCGTGGAGCAACATGGCGGCGAATTCCCGCGCAGTGTCGAGCAGCTCACCGAGCTGCCCGGCATCGGCCGCTCCACCGCCGGGGCCATCGCCAGCATCAGCATGGGCCTGCGCGCACCGATCCTCGATGGCAACGTCAAGCGCGTGCTGGCCCGCTTCACCGCCCAGGCCGGCTACCCCGGCGAGCCGAAGGTGGCCAACCAGCTGTGGGCCACCGCCGAGCGCTACACACCGATGACGCGGGTGAACCACTTCACCCAGGCGATGATGGACATGGGCGCGACGCTGTGCACCCGCAGCAAGCCCAGTTGCCTGATCTGCCCGCTGCAGCGTGGTTGCGAAGCCCATCTGCACGGTGAAGAAACCCGCTACCCGGAGCCCAAGCCGCGCAAAGCCTTGCCGCAGCGCAAGACCCTGATGCCGCTGCTGGTCAACCACGAAGGCGCGATCCTGCTTTACCGTCGGCCCTCTACCGGCCTTTGGGGCGGCCTGTGGAGCCTGCCGGAGCTGGACAACCTCGAGCAACTCGACGACCTCGCCTACCAGCACGGCCTGCGCCTGGCCGATAGTCAGGCCTTGCAAGGCCTGACCCACACGTTCAGCCATTTCCAGCTGGCCATCGAGCCGTGGCTGGTGCGTGTCGACCCCGTCGGCGCGCACGTGGCCGAGCCGGACTGGCTCTGGTATAACCTCGCCACCCCGCCGCGCCTGGGCCTCGCCGCCCCGGTCAAGAAGTTGCTGCAACGCGCGGCCGACGAACTGATTGCAGGAGAGACCGCATGA
- a CDS encoding beta family protein translates to MQYSACLRVGQNDIKALINLEPERRTPFTPLLDMRGDDDRHLQTFLNNWTEHPFFIDVSRGKKDVREAFISAHDLHNPANAFEEKRKFIYHVRDKNPNVIPVISWSDDDAQRDVIQLSLSLERDFKNIAIRVTCPEKPTPISRNRLLAILDSLSAPTCAHIILDFIASAPASTASGSDFDHLLRDIGAYTPATVILLSTSFPIDKPASNSSRSATCFDTAWQATVNRNRPGINLVYGDYAATNPTAPMEYVVGMPVLPFGCYYTPTEWWQRRKGGDKEFVNYIEIADEIRRLPGYHGDGFCWATREYTRIVATSTNYGNNGTWNGYRINQHICAMLKSILDRERAVLEPIDIDDLDDLI, encoded by the coding sequence ATGCAATATTCCGCTTGTTTACGAGTAGGCCAGAACGACATCAAGGCATTGATAAATCTGGAGCCAGAAAGAAGAACCCCATTCACCCCATTGCTTGATATGCGCGGCGATGATGACAGACACCTGCAGACCTTCCTGAACAACTGGACCGAACACCCTTTCTTCATTGATGTATCCAGGGGTAAGAAGGATGTACGTGAGGCCTTCATCTCTGCCCATGACCTGCATAACCCTGCTAATGCATTTGAGGAAAAAAGAAAATTCATCTATCACGTCCGCGATAAAAATCCGAACGTCATTCCTGTTATCTCCTGGTCTGACGACGACGCGCAACGAGACGTTATACAACTGTCGCTGTCACTTGAGCGTGACTTCAAAAACATTGCAATCAGAGTTACCTGTCCGGAAAAACCGACCCCAATCTCGCGCAACCGACTGCTTGCGATACTCGACTCATTGTCAGCACCGACCTGTGCACATATCATTCTGGATTTTATCGCCTCAGCCCCTGCTAGCACGGCCAGCGGATCAGACTTCGATCACCTGCTCAGGGACATCGGCGCCTACACGCCCGCCACAGTGATCCTGCTCAGCACATCATTCCCTATCGACAAGCCCGCATCGAACAGCTCTCGTTCGGCCACCTGCTTCGATACTGCCTGGCAGGCGACCGTGAACAGGAATCGACCAGGAATCAACCTCGTGTACGGCGACTATGCCGCCACCAACCCCACTGCCCCCATGGAGTATGTCGTGGGCATGCCTGTGCTTCCTTTCGGCTGCTACTACACGCCAACCGAATGGTGGCAACGCCGCAAGGGGGGAGACAAAGAGTTTGTGAACTACATCGAGATTGCAGATGAGATCCGTCGCCTGCCGGGATACCACGGTGATGGTTTCTGTTGGGCAACCAGGGAGTACACAAGAATTGTCGCCACCTCGACCAACTATGGAAACAATGGCACCTGGAATGGATATCGAATAAATCAACACATTTGCGCCATGTTGAAGTCCATCCTGGATCGCGAACGTGCAGTGCTTGAGCCCATCGACATTGACGACCTGGACGACCTCATCTAA
- a CDS encoding sce7726 family protein: MLNPDEIRPLLKQWVTKVMPHESGDVFIEELCFIDKARRADLVHANGKLSAFEIKSQADTLIRWVGQQEAYLACFDEVWLCCHSRHLVKALEVSATTVGILVFDDFSGMVMVRKARSNKKQEKFHLTGFLWREELDRLAREHGVTVRSKDLIKTVRRLVSDALPLEVIRTFVLAVLKQRYA; encoded by the coding sequence ATGTTGAATCCAGACGAAATTCGCCCCCTCCTAAAGCAATGGGTCACCAAGGTGATGCCCCATGAGTCCGGTGATGTGTTCATCGAGGAGCTTTGCTTTATCGACAAAGCCAGACGTGCGGACCTCGTGCACGCGAACGGGAAGCTCAGTGCCTTCGAAATTAAATCGCAAGCGGATACGCTGATTCGGTGGGTTGGCCAGCAAGAGGCCTACCTGGCGTGTTTTGACGAAGTGTGGCTATGCTGCCATTCCCGCCATTTGGTAAAGGCACTGGAAGTGTCGGCGACCACTGTCGGGATTCTGGTGTTCGACGACTTCTCCGGAATGGTCATGGTGAGAAAAGCCAGGTCAAATAAAAAACAGGAAAAGTTCCACCTCACGGGGTTTCTCTGGCGAGAGGAGTTGGACAGGCTGGCCCGTGAGCATGGTGTTACTGTGCGCAGCAAGGACCTTATAAAGACAGTGCGCCGACTGGTCAGTGACGCACTGCCGCTTGAGGTGATTCGTACGTTTGTTCTGGCAGTGCTGAAGCAACGCTACGCTTAG
- the gabP gene encoding GABA permease yields the protein MSGNNSNDLAQGLKQRHVTMLSIAGVIGAGLFVGSGHAIAAAGPAVLLAYAAAGTLVVLVMRMLGEMAVASPDTGSFSTYADRAIGRWAGFTIGWLYWWFWVLVIPLEANAAAAILHAWFPAVDLWAFSLIITLALTVTNLFSVKNYGEFEFWFALLKVLAIIGFIIVGCAAMFGMVPSSQVSGISHLFDTQGFMPNGLGAVLAAMLTTMFSFMGTEIVTIAAAESKDPGKQISKATNSVIWRICLFYLVSIFLVVAMVPWNDPTLAEKGSYQTVLSLIGVPNAKLIVDIVVLIAVTSCLNSALYTSSRMLFSLSKRGDAPAVAQRTTKAGTPHCAVLLSTAAAFLCVFANFLAPAAVFEFLLASSGAIALLVYLVIAVSQLRMRAQREASGEKISFKMWLFPGLTWATIAFIVAILVVMGLREDHRVEIIATAILSIGVVAAGLLVHRKRSAAGRMALDN from the coding sequence ATGAGCGGTAACAATTCCAATGACCTCGCTCAGGGGCTCAAGCAACGGCATGTGACCATGCTGTCCATCGCTGGCGTCATCGGCGCCGGCCTGTTCGTCGGTTCCGGCCACGCCATCGCTGCCGCCGGCCCTGCCGTGCTGCTGGCCTATGCCGCCGCGGGTACGTTGGTCGTGCTGGTAATGCGCATGCTCGGTGAAATGGCGGTCGCTTCGCCGGACACCGGCTCCTTCTCCACGTATGCCGACCGCGCCATCGGGCGTTGGGCCGGTTTCACCATTGGTTGGCTGTACTGGTGGTTCTGGGTCCTGGTGATCCCGCTGGAAGCCAACGCCGCCGCGGCCATTCTCCACGCCTGGTTCCCGGCCGTTGACCTGTGGGCCTTCTCCCTGATCATCACCCTGGCCCTGACGGTCACCAACCTGTTCAGCGTGAAGAACTACGGTGAGTTCGAGTTCTGGTTCGCACTGCTCAAAGTGCTGGCGATCATCGGCTTCATCATCGTTGGTTGCGCCGCCATGTTCGGCATGGTGCCAAGCAGCCAGGTGAGCGGCATCAGCCACCTGTTCGACACCCAAGGCTTCATGCCCAACGGCCTGGGCGCCGTGCTGGCCGCCATGCTGACCACCATGTTCTCGTTCATGGGTACCGAGATCGTCACCATCGCCGCCGCCGAATCGAAAGACCCAGGCAAGCAGATCAGCAAGGCCACCAACTCGGTGATCTGGCGTATCTGCCTGTTCTACCTGGTGTCGATCTTCCTGGTCGTGGCCATGGTGCCTTGGAACGATCCTACCCTGGCCGAAAAAGGTTCCTACCAGACTGTCCTCAGCCTGATCGGTGTACCGAACGCCAAGCTGATCGTCGACATCGTCGTGCTGATCGCCGTGACCAGCTGCCTGAACTCGGCGCTGTACACCTCCTCACGCATGCTGTTCTCCCTGAGCAAGCGTGGCGACGCCCCGGCAGTCGCCCAGCGCACCACCAAGGCGGGTACTCCGCATTGCGCGGTGCTGCTGTCGACCGCAGCAGCCTTCCTGTGCGTGTTCGCCAACTTCCTGGCTCCGGCCGCGGTGTTCGAGTTCCTGCTGGCCAGCTCCGGCGCCATCGCCTTGCTGGTGTATCTGGTGATCGCCGTGTCGCAACTGCGCATGCGTGCCCAGCGTGAAGCCAGCGGTGAGAAGATCTCGTTCAAGATGTGGCTGTTCCCGGGCCTGACCTGGGCGACTATCGCCTTCATCGTCGCCATTCTGGTGGTGATGGGGCTGCGTGAAGATCACCGTGTCGAGATCATCGCCACGGCAATCCTGAGCATCGGTGTGGTGGCTGCAGGCCTGCTGGTGCACCGCAAGCGCAGCGCTGCCGGGCGCATGGCGTTGGATAACTGA
- the ppk2 gene encoding polyphosphate kinase 2: MSEEAASLLLPPPADTTSSKPPPRTRRPRERKPAINAATPETITQVSQQPAALEVANARKGSSEDSTSARLPASYPYRTRMRRQDYEKAKHDLQIELLKVQNWVKETGQRIVVLFEGRDAAGKGGTIKRFMEHLNPRGARIVALEKPSEQEKGQWYFQRYIQHLPTAGEMVFFDRSWYNRAGVEKVMDFCSPLQYLEFMRQAPDLERMLCNSGILLFKFWFSVNREEQLRRFISRRDDPLKHWKLSPIDIKSLDKWEDYTAAKEAMFFHTDTADAPWTVIKSDDKKRARINCIRYFLHALDYPGKDHRVAHAPDSLLVGRASRGFEEDEPAPPPL, translated from the coding sequence ATGAGCGAAGAAGCCGCCAGCCTCCTCCTGCCGCCGCCTGCCGACACCACCAGCAGCAAGCCACCACCCCGCACCCGCCGGCCACGCGAGCGCAAGCCTGCCATCAACGCCGCCACGCCGGAAACCATCACCCAGGTCAGCCAGCAGCCCGCTGCCCTGGAAGTGGCCAACGCCCGCAAGGGCAGCAGCGAGGACAGCACCTCGGCGCGTCTGCCGGCCAGCTACCCGTACCGCACGCGCATGCGCCGCCAGGACTACGAGAAGGCCAAGCACGACCTGCAGATCGAGCTGCTGAAGGTGCAGAACTGGGTGAAGGAAACCGGCCAACGCATCGTGGTGCTGTTCGAGGGCCGTGACGCCGCCGGCAAGGGCGGCACCATCAAGCGTTTCATGGAGCACCTGAACCCGCGTGGTGCGCGCATCGTCGCCCTGGAGAAGCCCTCCGAGCAGGAGAAGGGGCAGTGGTACTTCCAGCGCTACATCCAGCACCTGCCCACGGCCGGCGAAATGGTGTTCTTCGACCGCTCCTGGTACAACCGCGCCGGGGTCGAGAAGGTGATGGACTTCTGCTCACCACTGCAATACCTGGAGTTCATGCGCCAGGCGCCGGACCTCGAGCGCATGCTGTGCAACAGCGGCATCCTGCTGTTCAAGTTCTGGTTCTCGGTGAACCGCGAGGAACAGCTGCGCCGTTTCATCTCCCGTCGCGACGACCCGCTCAAGCACTGGAAACTCTCGCCCATCGACATCAAGTCGCTGGACAAGTGGGAGGACTACACGGCCGCCAAGGAGGCGATGTTCTTTCACACCGATACCGCCGACGCGCCGTGGACGGTGATCAAGTCGGACGACAAGAAGCGCGCGCGGATCAACTGCATCCGTTACTTCCTGCATGCGCTGGATTACCCGGGCAAGGATCACCGCGTGGCGCATGCGCCGGATTCGCTGCTGGTTGGCCGGGCCTCACGGGGGTTCGAGGAAGACGAACCAGCACCGCCTCCCCTGTAG
- a CDS encoding ABC transporter permease, with protein MNIDLHGFGPAMMAGTLMTVKLALCALLLGLILGLLGALAKTSALKPLQWLGGTYSTLVRGVPELLWVLLIYFGTVGLMNSLGGLLNMPGLELSAFAAGVIALGLCFGAYATEVFRGAILAIPKGHREAGLALGLSKGRILSRIILPQMWRIALPGLGNLFMILMKDTALVSVIGLEEIMRHAQIGVTVSKEPFTFYAVAACIYLGLTVIAMTGMHFLEKRAARGFMRAE; from the coding sequence ATGAATATCGACCTGCACGGATTCGGTCCGGCCATGATGGCCGGCACCCTGATGACGGTAAAACTGGCGCTGTGCGCCCTGCTGCTGGGGCTGATACTCGGCCTGCTCGGCGCCCTGGCCAAAACGTCCGCGCTCAAGCCGCTGCAATGGCTCGGCGGCACCTATTCGACACTGGTGCGCGGCGTACCCGAACTGCTCTGGGTGCTGCTTATCTATTTCGGCACTGTCGGGCTGATGAACAGCCTCGGCGGGCTATTGAACATGCCGGGCCTGGAGCTCAGCGCCTTCGCCGCCGGCGTGATTGCCCTCGGCCTGTGCTTCGGCGCTTACGCCACGGAAGTGTTCCGTGGCGCGATCCTGGCCATCCCCAAAGGCCACCGTGAAGCGGGCCTGGCCCTCGGTTTGTCGAAAGGCCGCATCCTCTCGCGGATCATCCTGCCGCAGATGTGGCGCATCGCCCTGCCGGGCCTGGGCAACCTGTTCATGATCCTGATGAAAGACACCGCGCTGGTGTCGGTGATCGGCCTGGAAGAGATCATGCGCCACGCGCAGATCGGCGTGACCGTCTCCAAGGAACCGTTCACCTTCTATGCCGTGGCCGCCTGCATCTACCTGGGCCTGACCGTGATTGCCATGACCGGCATGCACTTCCTGGAAAAGCGCGCCGCTCGCGGCTTCATGAGGGCCGAATAA
- a CDS encoding oxidative damage protection protein, protein MTRTVMCRKYKEELPGLERAPYPGPKGQDIFEHVSQKAWADWQKHQTLLINEKRLNMMNAEDRKFIQAEMDKFFAGEDYAKAEGYVPPSE, encoded by the coding sequence ATGACCCGCACCGTGATGTGCCGCAAGTACAAAGAAGAATTACCAGGCCTCGAGCGCGCGCCCTACCCCGGCCCCAAGGGCCAAGACATCTTCGAACACGTCTCGCAGAAAGCCTGGGCCGACTGGCAGAAGCACCAGACCCTGCTGATCAACGAGAAGCGCCTGAACATGATGAATGCCGAGGACCGCAAATTCATCCAGGCCGAGATGGACAAGTTCTTCGCCGGCGAAGACTACGCCAAGGCTGAAGGCTACGTTCCGCCGTCGGAATGA
- a CDS encoding ABC transporter permease, producing the protein MNWEVIIKWLPRLAQGATLTLELVAIAVIAGLILAIPLGIARSSRHWYVRALPYGYIFFFRGTPLLVQLFLVYYGLAQFDLVRDSSLWPYLRDPFWCTVLTMTLHTAAYIAEILRGALQAIPKGEIEAARALGMSRGKALFYIMLPRAARIGLPAYSNEVILMLKASALASTVTLLELTGMARTIIARTYLPVEIFFAAGVFYLVISFFLVQGFKLLERWLRVDACQGR; encoded by the coding sequence ATGAACTGGGAAGTCATCATCAAGTGGCTGCCACGCCTGGCCCAGGGTGCGACGCTGACCCTGGAACTGGTGGCCATCGCGGTCATCGCCGGCCTGATCCTGGCCATTCCGCTGGGCATCGCCCGCTCGTCGCGGCACTGGTACGTGCGCGCCCTGCCCTATGGCTACATCTTCTTCTTCCGCGGCACCCCACTGCTGGTGCAGCTGTTCCTGGTCTACTACGGCCTGGCCCAGTTCGACCTGGTGCGCGACAGCTCGCTGTGGCCGTACCTGCGCGACCCGTTCTGGTGCACGGTGCTGACCATGACCCTGCACACCGCCGCCTACATCGCCGAGATCCTGCGCGGCGCGCTGCAGGCGATCCCCAAGGGCGAGATCGAAGCCGCCCGGGCGCTGGGCATGTCGCGTGGCAAGGCGCTGTTCTACATCATGCTGCCACGCGCCGCACGCATCGGCCTGCCGGCCTACAGCAACGAAGTGATCCTGATGCTCAAGGCCAGCGCCCTGGCCAGTACCGTGACACTGCTTGAGCTGACCGGCATGGCACGGACCATCATTGCCCGCACCTACCTGCCGGTGGAGATCTTCTTTGCCGCCGGGGTGTTCTACCTGGTGATCTCGTTCTTCCTGGTCCAGGGCTTCAAGCTACTGGAGCGCTGGTTGCGCGTGGACGCCTGCCAGGGGCGATGA